The Arachis hypogaea cultivar Tifrunner chromosome 19, arahy.Tifrunner.gnm2.J5K5, whole genome shotgun sequence genome has a window encoding:
- the LOC112779367 gene encoding galactinol synthase 1 has product MAPPELVQGSVKSGAAGITKQASVPSCAYVTFLAGNGDYVKGVVGLAKGLRKVKSAYPLVVAVLPDVPEEHRRILESQGCILREIEPLYPPENHTQFAMAYYVINYSKLRIWEFIEYKKMIYLDGDIQVYENIDELFDVPDGNLYAVMDCFCEKTWSHTPQYKIGYCQQCPEKVKWPIKELGQPPSLYFNAGMFVFEPSIQTYHHLLATLQVTTPTPFAEQDFLNMYFRNIYKPIPLDYNLVLAMLWRHPQNVDLQKVKVVHYCAAGSKPWRYTGKEENMQREDIKKLVQKWWDIYNDSSLDYKKPDVDPFVGALSEAAHQLHYIAAPSAA; this is encoded by the exons ATGGCTCCCCCAGAACTAGTTCAGGGCAGTGTGAAATCCGGTGCGGCAGGGATCACGAAACAGGCGAGTGTTCCGAGTTGTGCGTACGTGACGTTCCTGGCAGGGAACGGTGATTACGTGAAAGGTGTGGTGGGTTTGGCAAAAgggttgaggaaggtgaagaGTGCGTACCCATTGGTGGTCGCTGTTCTACCTGATGTACCAGAAGAGCACCGTAGGATATTGGAGTCTCAAGGGTGCATTCTTCGTGAGATCGAACCTCTTTATCCACCTGAGAACCACACACAGTTTGCCATGGCCTACTACGTCATCAACTACTCCAAACTACGTATTTGGGAG TTTATTGAATACAAGAAGATGATTTACTTGGACGGAGACATTCAAGTTTACGAAAACATTGACGAGCTGTTTGATGTTCCTGATGGAAACTTGTACGCTGTGATGGACTgcttttgcgagaagacatggagCCACACACCACAATACAAGATCGGTTACTGTCAACAGTGCCCTGAGAAAGTGAAGTGGCCAATTAAGGAGTTGGGCCAACCACCTTCCCTTTACTTCAACGCTGGCATGTTTGTGTTTGAGCCTAGCATTCAAACCTACCATCACTTGCTCGCAACACTTCAAGTCACCACGCCTACCCCGTTTGCCGAGCAGGATTTTCTTAATATGTATTTCAGGAACATTTATAAGCCAATTCCTTTGGACTACAACCTTGTCCTTGCTATGCTCTGGCGTCACCCTCAGAATGTGGACCTTCAAAAAGTTAAGGTTGTCCACTATTGTGCTGCG GGTTCAAAGCCATGGAGGTACACAGGAAAGGAAGAGAATATGCAGagagaggacataaagaagctgGTACAGAAGTGGTGGGATATATATAATGACTCTTCGCTTGACTACAAGAAGCCAGATGTGGACCCCTTTGTTGGGGCTTTATCGGAGGCTGCTCATCAACTTCACTATATAGCTGCACCCTCTGCGGCTTAA